The following are encoded in a window of Impatiens glandulifera chromosome 5, dImpGla2.1, whole genome shotgun sequence genomic DNA:
- the LOC124939291 gene encoding 60S ribosomal protein L18a-like protein, with protein MSEEEEGKDRGFATGSNPPNEQPPSQVYYGTFQGVGNYPPQSTIDFPKPFPPPGTFPPPPPYYDYGVQAFPVITEPFETYAENVDPSPIPGHPVKRRLPCCGIGMGWFLFIVGFFLFGIPWYLGAIFILCSRRIDYREKPGYVSCTIAAVLVTMAIIFGATSHHWNWD; from the exons ATGTCCGAAGAGGAGGAGGGGAAAGATCGAGGATTCGCCACTGGCAGTAATCCTCCTAACGAACAGCCGCCTTCGCAGGTGTACTACGGTACTTTCCAGGGAGTGGGTAATTATCCTCCTCAGTCGACTATCGATTTCCCTAAACCATTTCCGCCTCCAGGAACCTTTCCGCCACCACCGCCGTACTATGATTATGGTGTTCAGGCATTTCCAG TGATTACAGAACCTTTTGAAACATATGCTGAAAATGTTGATCCTTCTCCAATCCCAGGACACCCAGTGAAGAGACGCCTTCCTTGCTGTGGCATTGGAATGGGATGGTTCTT GTTCATAGTTGGCTTCTTCCTTTTTGGAATCCCCTGGTATCTTGGAGCAATTTTTATACTTTGCAGCAGGAGAATTGACTACAGAGAGAAGCCAGGATATGTTTCATGTACTATCGCT GCTGTTCTTGTAACCATGGCTATCATTTTTGGCGCGACATCACATCACTGGAATTGGGATTGA